A stretch of Apis cerana isolate GH-2021 linkage group LG1, AcerK_1.0, whole genome shotgun sequence DNA encodes these proteins:
- the LOC107994957 gene encoding phosphatidylinositol 4-phosphate 3-kinase C2 domain-containing subunit beta isoform X1 has product MHNVSVSLVNSIVLMIKYMPIFPSFFKTRAMSHYNRSTNNQRSAVIDYERQFQEDLERAQALSLESLALEKFKLQKQRSEFNNIQQQHIAQSHEHGGNNSVHNSSSDRDNIQFEKFQCRSRPRPGFCNTNQSRNAVILAPPPVPSRRNSTTATTSQEHTVDLINFTSPVKQDNLNDYCSSPFPPPKTSLEPKWETHSSLLKKQGRISRSTSSAGYHSRDFRYQSLSPGPRSSTAPCTPGTPKISPIMSRSSSINSNVPDITPQPAWNLNDFKYYFFTQIPPLPINYRSSITPSICGVQKSTFCMDDEQLNVLKVIEKKPNNNLIDLSSFDQIEDKTNVRVSVLEAFDPLLVKTEDQNDNAQGHKDEMQSQVTGSVYDPFDPFDYMYSTNESVNSDPVYVAVEKSAKSPAVSPAAPPPLPPRNSSAWNTIERRRTSLDRRKRQTRLYENVTVRKTRPSLRDCDLRAFYEMIKSVRSEFPFNNPSTNIGHIISPMMENLYPEGTSIKLVVHPQLIDSDENTPSISFTCDVNCSVEHVILNVACSLEDEGTVNIEKYCLRVWGLAEYFAPSTTLAQYEYIHQCIKLEKDIELAILTKAQIKRSIARTLQDDNRDQCLKLEDILPNEPVQPISYDTLLILLETVEKEMERIETAAIQLATTNHGSSLLPQLQPRGVVQAIKAVCALMGNIETFEITEAVDNFVNACCQFLPQVHTTNIECKKPEILHEDGDYSVVTLRTKFPDVIASHCRKIRNAIQDLVETYCHAFKVDFELNSKGEIPTNILISSEVLDTILVRVGALHRLPGSWKHDDYIIAAQIFHGTRPVGTPVLSEPMAVSSNFYPRILFNAWLEFRGISVCQVPREARLVLVLYGRTLQPTEHESNSSAENIMQKEELGWGAIQFFDYEGIMSQGSFFLSLWPAIADKRLGPAPAPGIHPHGDTHAIIGVELPDYGGRVLFPTELRDYDVESLDFNSLDQNTQELLIDITQQTTFSKPLIEEREILWEKRHYLHDKPEALPKVLLAAHSWDWACLPDLHASLRIWNPLPPVQALQLLLPCFPDMKVREMAVGWIRELSNDELVDYLPQLLQALKHETYETSPLTKFLLERALLSPRVAHHIYWLLTQALPGQSPQNSAETTPEDDKNISSARYHRRLQLMLRALLAVIGDALRNSFLTQQLLVKNLHEIAENIKQTKDSLRLDTLKVGLQNIHCQLMEDDGTCLPLSPSKQVFGINVQSCSYFPSLTLPLKINFISCDDVICSAIFKVGDDLQQDMLTLQMVRIMDKLWLKEGLDLKMVTFACVPTGHKRGMIEMVTNAETLRKIQVEFGLTGSFKDRPIAEWLAKHNPSELEYERAVENFTASCAGYSVATYILGICDRHNDNIMLKTSGHLFHIDFGKFLGDAQMFGNFKRDRTPFVLTSDMAYVINGGDKPSAKFHHFVDLCCQAFNVVRKHGNLLLHLFGLMTSSGISGVTVDAVSYVQKALLPEQTNPEAAATFARMIESSLKSWFTQFNFFLHNLAQLRFSNDHNDGALLSFIPRTYTMQQEGQLTSVQVHGYQKRYDPEKYYMYILRIERKGHADPTYLFRSYKEFCEFYQKLCIHFPLAKLASLPSGISVGRSNIKQVADKRRADIEKFLVSLFKMAPEISQSDLVYTFFHPLLRDQQNADIHLSKVKVGNWWAEKRVRDNVQSGQIKMSLHYTRGTFYVMVYHARGLPKVANCQEPNTYVKVYLKPDPTKKTKRKTKVVKKNCHPSFMEMLEYRMALDVIKERTLEATIWNHDTLQENEFLGGIRLPLRRFDLTIETIEWFSLGSIR; this is encoded by the exons ATGCATAACGTGTCTGTCAGCTTAGTAAATAGTATAGTTTTAATGATAAAGTATATGCCAATATttccttcatttttcaaaacacGTGCT atgtcACACTACAATAGAAGTACAAATAATCAAAGATCTGCGGTGATTGATTATGAACGTCAGTTTCAAGAAGATTTAGAACGTGCTCAAGCATTAAGTTTAGAAAGTTTggcattagaaaaatttaaattacaaaaacaacgatcagaatttaataatattcaacaacAACATATTGCACAAAGTCATGAACATGGAGGAAATAATTCTGTACATAATAGTTCATCAGACAGAGATAACATACAatttgaaaa atttCAGTGTAGAAGTAGACCAAGGCCTGGTTTCTGTAATACTAATCAATCTAGAAATGCTGTGATATTAGCACCCCCACCTGTTCCATCTAGAAGAAATTCAACAACAGCTACAACAAGTCAAGAACATACTgttgatttgattaattttacaagTCCAGTCAaacaagataatttaaatgattattgttCATCTCCATTTCCACCTcc aaAAACATCTCTGGAACCAAAATGGGAGACTCATTCTTCATTGTTGAAAAAACAGGGAAGAATATCACGTAGCACTAGTTCTGCAGGTTATCATTCCAGAGATTTTCGATATCAATCTCTTTCTCCAGGCCCTAGATCTTCTACTGCACCTTGTACACCAGGAACTCCAAAAATTAGTCCTATCATGTCAAGATCTAGTAGTATTAACAGTAATGTACCTGACATAACACCACAA CCTGCATGGAatcttaatgattttaaatattatttttttacacag ATACCTCCATTACCTATAAATTACAGATCAAGTATTACTCCATCTATATGTGGTGTTCAAAAATCTACATTTTGTATGGATGATGaacaattaaatgtattaaaagtaatagagaaaaaaccaaataataatcttatagaTTTGAGTTCTTTTGATCAAATAGAGGATAAAACAAATGTTCGAGTTAGTGTATTAGAAGCATTTGATCCATTACTTGTTAAGACTGAAGATCAAAATGATAATGCACAAGGGCATAAAGatg AAATGCAATCACAAGTTACTGGATCAGTATATGACCCATTTGATCCTTTTGATTATATGTATAGCACAAATGAAAGTGTTAATTCAGATCCAGTATATGTTGCTGTTGAAAAATCTGCTAAATCTCCAGCAGTATCTCCAGCTGCACCACCTCCACTACCTCCCAGAAATTCATCAGCTTGGAATACtattgaaagaagaagaacttCCTTAGATAgaaga aaacgaCAAACAcgtttatatgaaaatgtaaCAGTAAGGAAAACTAGACCATCACTTCGTGATTGCGATCTTAGAGCTTTctatgaaatgataaaatctgTACGAA gTGAATTCCCATTTAATAATCCTAGTACAAATATTGGACATATAATCAGTCCaatgatggaaaatttatatcctGAAGGCACAAGTATAAAATTAGTAGTACATCCACAATTAATAGATTCTGACGAAAATACTCCGTCCATTTCGTTCACGTGCGATG taaaCTGTAGTGTTGAACATGTTATTCTTAATGTCGCTTGTTCCTTAGAAGATGAAGGTAcagtaaatatagaaaaatattgtttgagaGTATGGGGTTTAGCAGAATATTTTGCACCTAGTACAACTTTAGCGCaatacgaatatatacatcaatgtatcaaattagaaaaagatattgaattaGCTATTCTAACTAAGGCACAAATAAAACGATCAATAGCACGAACA CTGCAAGATGATAATCGTGATCAATGTCTTAAATTAGAAGATATTCTTCCAAATGAACCAGTACAACCTATTTCGTATGATACGCTTCTTATTTTGTTAG aaactgtagaaaaagaaatggaacgtATAGAAACTGCTGCTATACAATTGGCAACTACTAATCATGGATCCAGTCTTTTACCACAATTACAACCCCGTGGTGTTGTTCAAGCAATAAAAGCAGTATGTGCATTAATGGGAAACATAGAAACATTTGAAATCACAGAAGCTGTTGATAATTTCGTAAACGCATGTTGTCAATTTTTACCTCAAGTTCATACAACAAATATAGAATGCAAAAAACCCGAAATTTTACATGAAGATGGAGATTATTCAGTGGTGACTTTAAGAACAAAATTTCCAGATGTTATTGCATCtcattgtcgaaaaattcgcaaTGCAATTCAAGATCTTGTAGAAACTTATTGTCATGCATTTAAagttgattttgaattaaatagcAAGGGAGAAATTCCAACAA ATATATTAATCTCATCTGAAGTATTAGATACTATTTTAGTTCGCGTTGGAGCATTGCACAGATTACCGGGATCATGGAAGCATGATGATTATATCATTGCAGCTCAAATATTTCATGGAACAAGGCCTGTTGGAACTCCTGTTTTATCTGAACCTATGGCAGTCAGTTCTAATTTTTAtccgagaattttatttaatgcatg GCTAGAATTTCGCGGAATAAGCGTATGTCAAGTACCAAGAGAAGCTAGATTAGTACTGGTTTTATATGGTCGCACATTGCAACCTACTGAACATGAATCTAATTCTTCAGCAGAAAATATCATGCAGAAAGAAGAATTAGGATGGGGagcaattcaattttttgattatgaagg AATTATGAGCCAAGGaagcttttttttatcactttgGCCAGCAATTGCTGATAAAAGATTAGGTCCTGCTCCAGCACCTGGAATTCATCCTCATGGAGATACTCATGCTATTATTGGTGTGGAATTACCTGATTATGGAGGAAGAGTATTATTCCCGACAGAATTACGTGATTATGATGTAGAATCtcttgattttaattcattggATCAGAATAcacaagaattattaatagatatcaCACAACAAACTACGTtttcaaa acCACTTattgaagaaagagaaattttatggGAAAAACGACATTATTTACATGATAAACCTGAAGCTTTACCTAAAGTACTTTTAGCTGCCCATAGTTGGGATTGGGCATGTTTACCTGATCTTCATGCATCTCTTAGAATTTGGAATCCTTTGCCTCCTGTTCAagctttacaattattattaccttg TTTTCCAGATATGAAAGTTAGAGAAATGGCAGTTGGATGGATTCGAGAATTGAGTAATGATGAACTTGTAGATTATTTACCACAATTATTACAAGCATTAAAGCATGAAACATATGAAACATCTCCACTTACAAAGTTTTTATTAGAACGAGCCTTACTCTCTCCACGTGTAGCTCATCACATTTATTGGTTATTAACCCAAGCATTACCAGGACAAAGTCCTCaa aattctgcTGAAACTACACCagaagatgataaaaatattagttcaGCACGTTATCATAGAAGATTGCAATTAATGCTACGAGCATTATTGGCCGTTATAGGAGATGCATTAAGAAATAGTTTTCTTACGCAACAATTACTTGTTAAA AACCTACATGAAATAGCTGAAAATATTAAGCAAACAAAAGATTCATTACGTCTGGATACTCTTAAAGTTGgtttacaaaatatacattgtCAATTAATGGAAGATGATGGTACTTGTTTACCATTATCTCCTAGTAAACAAGTATTTGGTATAAATGTACAAAGTTGTTCGTATTTTCCATCACTTACTCttcctttgaaaattaatttcattagttGTGATGATGTAATTTGTTCagcaatttttaaa gtTGGAGATGATTTACAGCAAGATATGTTAACTCTTCAAATGGTTCGTATTATGGATAAACTCTGGTTAAAAGAAGGTCTTGATCTCAAAATGGTAACATTTGCATGTGTACCTACTGGTCATAAACGTGGAATGATAGAAATGGTTACAAATGCAGaaacattaagaaaaatacagGTTGAATTTGGTTTAACTGGATCATTTAAAGATCGTCCGATTGCTGAATGGTTGGCAAAGCATAATCCTTCAGAATTGGAATACGAACGAGCAGTTGAGAACTTCACAGCATCTTGTGCGGGTTATAGCGTTGCTACTTATATTTTAGGAATTTGTGATAGACATAATGacaatattatgttaaaaacatCAggtcatttatttcatattgattttggaaaatttttgggTGATGCACAAatgtttggaaattttaaaag ggATAGGACGCCATTCGTATTAACATCTGATATGGCTTATGTTATAAATGGTGGAGATAAACCATCAGctaaatttcatcattttgtgGATTTATGTTGTCAAGCATTTAATGTAGTACGAAAACATGGAAATTTACTTCTCCATCTTTTTGGATtg ATGACTTCATCTGGTATTTCTGGTGTGACTGTGGATGCAGTTAGTTATGTACAAAAAGCTCTTCTTCCAGAGCAAACAAATCCTGAAGCAGCTGCAACATTTGCTCGAATGATAGAAAGTTCACTCAAAAGTTGGTTTacacaatttaatttctttttacataatttagcACAACTTAGATTTTCGAATGATCATAATGATGGagcattattatcttttatacctCGTACATATAc AATGCAACAAGAAGGACAATTAACAAGCGTTCAAGTACATGGATATCAAAAACGATACGAtcctgaaaaatattatatgtatattttgcgTATAGAACGAAAGGGTCATGCAGACCctacttatttatttcgatcatataaagaattttgtgaattttatcaaaaattatgtatacattttCCTCTTGCAAAACTTGCTAG TTTACCAAGTGGTATTAGCGTCGGAAGATCTAACATAAAACAAGTTGCTGATAAAAGACGAgcagatattgaaaaatttcttgtaaGTTTATTCAAAATGGCACCGGAAATTTCACAGAGTGATTTAGTATATACTTTCTTTCATCCACTGTTAAGAGATCAACAAAATGCTGATATTCATTTAAGCAAAGTAAAAG ttgGTAATTGGTGGGCTGAAAAACGAGTAAGAGATAACGTACAAAGCGGACAAATTAAAATGTCTCTTCATTATACACGTGGAACATTTTATGTAATGGTTTATCATGCTAGAGGCTTGCCTAAAGTAGCTAATTGTCAGGAACCAAATACATATGTTAAAGTTTATCTTAAACCAGATCCTACTAAAAAGACAAAACGAAAAACAAAggttgtaaagaaaaattgtcatCCCTCGTTTATGGAAATg ctAGAATATAGAATGGCTTTAGACgttattaaagaaagaacTCTAGAAGCTACAATATGGAATCACGATACTTTACAAGAAAACGAATTTCTTGGAGGAATACGTTTACCGCTTAGACGTTTTGATTTAACAATTGAAACAATTGAATGGTTTTCACTTGGAAGTATTCGATGA
- the LOC107994957 gene encoding phosphatidylinositol 4-phosphate 3-kinase C2 domain-containing subunit beta isoform X2, giving the protein MHNVSVSLVNSIVLMIKYMPIFPSFFKTRAMSHYNRSTNNQRSAVIDYERQFQEDLERAQALSLESLALEKFKLQKQRSEFNNIQQQHIAQSHEHGGNNSVHNSSSDRDNIQFEKFQCRSRPRPGFCNTNQSRNAVILAPPPVPSRRNSTTATTSQEHTVDLINFTSPVKQDNLNDYCSSPFPPPKTSLEPKWETHSSLLKKQGRISRSTSSAGYHSRDFRYQSLSPGPRSSTAPCTPGTPKISPIMSRSSSINSNVPDITPQIPPLPINYRSSITPSICGVQKSTFCMDDEQLNVLKVIEKKPNNNLIDLSSFDQIEDKTNVRVSVLEAFDPLLVKTEDQNDNAQGHKDEMQSQVTGSVYDPFDPFDYMYSTNESVNSDPVYVAVEKSAKSPAVSPAAPPPLPPRNSSAWNTIERRRTSLDRRKRQTRLYENVTVRKTRPSLRDCDLRAFYEMIKSVRSEFPFNNPSTNIGHIISPMMENLYPEGTSIKLVVHPQLIDSDENTPSISFTCDVNCSVEHVILNVACSLEDEGTVNIEKYCLRVWGLAEYFAPSTTLAQYEYIHQCIKLEKDIELAILTKAQIKRSIARTLQDDNRDQCLKLEDILPNEPVQPISYDTLLILLETVEKEMERIETAAIQLATTNHGSSLLPQLQPRGVVQAIKAVCALMGNIETFEITEAVDNFVNACCQFLPQVHTTNIECKKPEILHEDGDYSVVTLRTKFPDVIASHCRKIRNAIQDLVETYCHAFKVDFELNSKGEIPTNILISSEVLDTILVRVGALHRLPGSWKHDDYIIAAQIFHGTRPVGTPVLSEPMAVSSNFYPRILFNAWLEFRGISVCQVPREARLVLVLYGRTLQPTEHESNSSAENIMQKEELGWGAIQFFDYEGIMSQGSFFLSLWPAIADKRLGPAPAPGIHPHGDTHAIIGVELPDYGGRVLFPTELRDYDVESLDFNSLDQNTQELLIDITQQTTFSKPLIEEREILWEKRHYLHDKPEALPKVLLAAHSWDWACLPDLHASLRIWNPLPPVQALQLLLPCFPDMKVREMAVGWIRELSNDELVDYLPQLLQALKHETYETSPLTKFLLERALLSPRVAHHIYWLLTQALPGQSPQNSAETTPEDDKNISSARYHRRLQLMLRALLAVIGDALRNSFLTQQLLVKNLHEIAENIKQTKDSLRLDTLKVGLQNIHCQLMEDDGTCLPLSPSKQVFGINVQSCSYFPSLTLPLKINFISCDDVICSAIFKVGDDLQQDMLTLQMVRIMDKLWLKEGLDLKMVTFACVPTGHKRGMIEMVTNAETLRKIQVEFGLTGSFKDRPIAEWLAKHNPSELEYERAVENFTASCAGYSVATYILGICDRHNDNIMLKTSGHLFHIDFGKFLGDAQMFGNFKRDRTPFVLTSDMAYVINGGDKPSAKFHHFVDLCCQAFNVVRKHGNLLLHLFGLMTSSGISGVTVDAVSYVQKALLPEQTNPEAAATFARMIESSLKSWFTQFNFFLHNLAQLRFSNDHNDGALLSFIPRTYTMQQEGQLTSVQVHGYQKRYDPEKYYMYILRIERKGHADPTYLFRSYKEFCEFYQKLCIHFPLAKLASLPSGISVGRSNIKQVADKRRADIEKFLVSLFKMAPEISQSDLVYTFFHPLLRDQQNADIHLSKVKVGNWWAEKRVRDNVQSGQIKMSLHYTRGTFYVMVYHARGLPKVANCQEPNTYVKVYLKPDPTKKTKRKTKVVKKNCHPSFMEMLEYRMALDVIKERTLEATIWNHDTLQENEFLGGIRLPLRRFDLTIETIEWFSLGSIR; this is encoded by the exons ATGCATAACGTGTCTGTCAGCTTAGTAAATAGTATAGTTTTAATGATAAAGTATATGCCAATATttccttcatttttcaaaacacGTGCT atgtcACACTACAATAGAAGTACAAATAATCAAAGATCTGCGGTGATTGATTATGAACGTCAGTTTCAAGAAGATTTAGAACGTGCTCAAGCATTAAGTTTAGAAAGTTTggcattagaaaaatttaaattacaaaaacaacgatcagaatttaataatattcaacaacAACATATTGCACAAAGTCATGAACATGGAGGAAATAATTCTGTACATAATAGTTCATCAGACAGAGATAACATACAatttgaaaa atttCAGTGTAGAAGTAGACCAAGGCCTGGTTTCTGTAATACTAATCAATCTAGAAATGCTGTGATATTAGCACCCCCACCTGTTCCATCTAGAAGAAATTCAACAACAGCTACAACAAGTCAAGAACATACTgttgatttgattaattttacaagTCCAGTCAaacaagataatttaaatgattattgttCATCTCCATTTCCACCTcc aaAAACATCTCTGGAACCAAAATGGGAGACTCATTCTTCATTGTTGAAAAAACAGGGAAGAATATCACGTAGCACTAGTTCTGCAGGTTATCATTCCAGAGATTTTCGATATCAATCTCTTTCTCCAGGCCCTAGATCTTCTACTGCACCTTGTACACCAGGAACTCCAAAAATTAGTCCTATCATGTCAAGATCTAGTAGTATTAACAGTAATGTACCTGACATAACACCACAA ATACCTCCATTACCTATAAATTACAGATCAAGTATTACTCCATCTATATGTGGTGTTCAAAAATCTACATTTTGTATGGATGATGaacaattaaatgtattaaaagtaatagagaaaaaaccaaataataatcttatagaTTTGAGTTCTTTTGATCAAATAGAGGATAAAACAAATGTTCGAGTTAGTGTATTAGAAGCATTTGATCCATTACTTGTTAAGACTGAAGATCAAAATGATAATGCACAAGGGCATAAAGatg AAATGCAATCACAAGTTACTGGATCAGTATATGACCCATTTGATCCTTTTGATTATATGTATAGCACAAATGAAAGTGTTAATTCAGATCCAGTATATGTTGCTGTTGAAAAATCTGCTAAATCTCCAGCAGTATCTCCAGCTGCACCACCTCCACTACCTCCCAGAAATTCATCAGCTTGGAATACtattgaaagaagaagaacttCCTTAGATAgaaga aaacgaCAAACAcgtttatatgaaaatgtaaCAGTAAGGAAAACTAGACCATCACTTCGTGATTGCGATCTTAGAGCTTTctatgaaatgataaaatctgTACGAA gTGAATTCCCATTTAATAATCCTAGTACAAATATTGGACATATAATCAGTCCaatgatggaaaatttatatcctGAAGGCACAAGTATAAAATTAGTAGTACATCCACAATTAATAGATTCTGACGAAAATACTCCGTCCATTTCGTTCACGTGCGATG taaaCTGTAGTGTTGAACATGTTATTCTTAATGTCGCTTGTTCCTTAGAAGATGAAGGTAcagtaaatatagaaaaatattgtttgagaGTATGGGGTTTAGCAGAATATTTTGCACCTAGTACAACTTTAGCGCaatacgaatatatacatcaatgtatcaaattagaaaaagatattgaattaGCTATTCTAACTAAGGCACAAATAAAACGATCAATAGCACGAACA CTGCAAGATGATAATCGTGATCAATGTCTTAAATTAGAAGATATTCTTCCAAATGAACCAGTACAACCTATTTCGTATGATACGCTTCTTATTTTGTTAG aaactgtagaaaaagaaatggaacgtATAGAAACTGCTGCTATACAATTGGCAACTACTAATCATGGATCCAGTCTTTTACCACAATTACAACCCCGTGGTGTTGTTCAAGCAATAAAAGCAGTATGTGCATTAATGGGAAACATAGAAACATTTGAAATCACAGAAGCTGTTGATAATTTCGTAAACGCATGTTGTCAATTTTTACCTCAAGTTCATACAACAAATATAGAATGCAAAAAACCCGAAATTTTACATGAAGATGGAGATTATTCAGTGGTGACTTTAAGAACAAAATTTCCAGATGTTATTGCATCtcattgtcgaaaaattcgcaaTGCAATTCAAGATCTTGTAGAAACTTATTGTCATGCATTTAAagttgattttgaattaaatagcAAGGGAGAAATTCCAACAA ATATATTAATCTCATCTGAAGTATTAGATACTATTTTAGTTCGCGTTGGAGCATTGCACAGATTACCGGGATCATGGAAGCATGATGATTATATCATTGCAGCTCAAATATTTCATGGAACAAGGCCTGTTGGAACTCCTGTTTTATCTGAACCTATGGCAGTCAGTTCTAATTTTTAtccgagaattttatttaatgcatg GCTAGAATTTCGCGGAATAAGCGTATGTCAAGTACCAAGAGAAGCTAGATTAGTACTGGTTTTATATGGTCGCACATTGCAACCTACTGAACATGAATCTAATTCTTCAGCAGAAAATATCATGCAGAAAGAAGAATTAGGATGGGGagcaattcaattttttgattatgaagg AATTATGAGCCAAGGaagcttttttttatcactttgGCCAGCAATTGCTGATAAAAGATTAGGTCCTGCTCCAGCACCTGGAATTCATCCTCATGGAGATACTCATGCTATTATTGGTGTGGAATTACCTGATTATGGAGGAAGAGTATTATTCCCGACAGAATTACGTGATTATGATGTAGAATCtcttgattttaattcattggATCAGAATAcacaagaattattaatagatatcaCACAACAAACTACGTtttcaaa acCACTTattgaagaaagagaaattttatggGAAAAACGACATTATTTACATGATAAACCTGAAGCTTTACCTAAAGTACTTTTAGCTGCCCATAGTTGGGATTGGGCATGTTTACCTGATCTTCATGCATCTCTTAGAATTTGGAATCCTTTGCCTCCTGTTCAagctttacaattattattaccttg TTTTCCAGATATGAAAGTTAGAGAAATGGCAGTTGGATGGATTCGAGAATTGAGTAATGATGAACTTGTAGATTATTTACCACAATTATTACAAGCATTAAAGCATGAAACATATGAAACATCTCCACTTACAAAGTTTTTATTAGAACGAGCCTTACTCTCTCCACGTGTAGCTCATCACATTTATTGGTTATTAACCCAAGCATTACCAGGACAAAGTCCTCaa aattctgcTGAAACTACACCagaagatgataaaaatattagttcaGCACGTTATCATAGAAGATTGCAATTAATGCTACGAGCATTATTGGCCGTTATAGGAGATGCATTAAGAAATAGTTTTCTTACGCAACAATTACTTGTTAAA AACCTACATGAAATAGCTGAAAATATTAAGCAAACAAAAGATTCATTACGTCTGGATACTCTTAAAGTTGgtttacaaaatatacattgtCAATTAATGGAAGATGATGGTACTTGTTTACCATTATCTCCTAGTAAACAAGTATTTGGTATAAATGTACAAAGTTGTTCGTATTTTCCATCACTTACTCttcctttgaaaattaatttcattagttGTGATGATGTAATTTGTTCagcaatttttaaa gtTGGAGATGATTTACAGCAAGATATGTTAACTCTTCAAATGGTTCGTATTATGGATAAACTCTGGTTAAAAGAAGGTCTTGATCTCAAAATGGTAACATTTGCATGTGTACCTACTGGTCATAAACGTGGAATGATAGAAATGGTTACAAATGCAGaaacattaagaaaaatacagGTTGAATTTGGTTTAACTGGATCATTTAAAGATCGTCCGATTGCTGAATGGTTGGCAAAGCATAATCCTTCAGAATTGGAATACGAACGAGCAGTTGAGAACTTCACAGCATCTTGTGCGGGTTATAGCGTTGCTACTTATATTTTAGGAATTTGTGATAGACATAATGacaatattatgttaaaaacatCAggtcatttatttcatattgattttggaaaatttttgggTGATGCACAAatgtttggaaattttaaaag ggATAGGACGCCATTCGTATTAACATCTGATATGGCTTATGTTATAAATGGTGGAGATAAACCATCAGctaaatttcatcattttgtgGATTTATGTTGTCAAGCATTTAATGTAGTACGAAAACATGGAAATTTACTTCTCCATCTTTTTGGATtg ATGACTTCATCTGGTATTTCTGGTGTGACTGTGGATGCAGTTAGTTATGTACAAAAAGCTCTTCTTCCAGAGCAAACAAATCCTGAAGCAGCTGCAACATTTGCTCGAATGATAGAAAGTTCACTCAAAAGTTGGTTTacacaatttaatttctttttacataatttagcACAACTTAGATTTTCGAATGATCATAATGATGGagcattattatcttttatacctCGTACATATAc AATGCAACAAGAAGGACAATTAACAAGCGTTCAAGTACATGGATATCAAAAACGATACGAtcctgaaaaatattatatgtatattttgcgTATAGAACGAAAGGGTCATGCAGACCctacttatttatttcgatcatataaagaattttgtgaattttatcaaaaattatgtatacattttCCTCTTGCAAAACTTGCTAG TTTACCAAGTGGTATTAGCGTCGGAAGATCTAACATAAAACAAGTTGCTGATAAAAGACGAgcagatattgaaaaatttcttgtaaGTTTATTCAAAATGGCACCGGAAATTTCACAGAGTGATTTAGTATATACTTTCTTTCATCCACTGTTAAGAGATCAACAAAATGCTGATATTCATTTAAGCAAAGTAAAAG ttgGTAATTGGTGGGCTGAAAAACGAGTAAGAGATAACGTACAAAGCGGACAAATTAAAATGTCTCTTCATTATACACGTGGAACATTTTATGTAATGGTTTATCATGCTAGAGGCTTGCCTAAAGTAGCTAATTGTCAGGAACCAAATACATATGTTAAAGTTTATCTTAAACCAGATCCTACTAAAAAGACAAAACGAAAAACAAAggttgtaaagaaaaattgtcatCCCTCGTTTATGGAAATg ctAGAATATAGAATGGCTTTAGACgttattaaagaaagaacTCTAGAAGCTACAATATGGAATCACGATACTTTACAAGAAAACGAATTTCTTGGAGGAATACGTTTACCGCTTAGACGTTTTGATTTAACAATTGAAACAATTGAATGGTTTTCACTTGGAAGTATTCGATGA